One segment of Candidatus Thorarchaeota archaeon DNA contains the following:
- the lysS gene encoding lysine--tRNA ligase, whose product MPPQAEEEFSIHWIDDVVSDVLERDTDEYLVSTGKSPSGSIHIGFMRELVIADVITRRLQDLDKNARMMFVVDDYDPIRSFPDGVSLPIDEWSGIPYSRIPDEFGCCKSFGAHYANELIESFPDFGVDPDVVWTSKIYETEEMLDAVRICLRHTETIREIMVEYVASDFDDEQREEYLKGMESWFPASVVCPKCGHLQSGTKGAIEPNRVTDYDAEKDLITFECQECGYSDTLPLDELKIKLTWRVDWPAKWYIYDVTCEPAGKDHSVKGGSYDTGLEVSRRVFNEQGPVKVAYEWVRIGGRDMATSEGIVFTPDAWTKIAPPEVYRYLMLKTDLRRAINIEPERLPELIDEYDRFERIYYGLEEGTEEEIEVAQLVYPLTQVHPVRDTYCPKLPFKFAKEVSQLEDFLGPEVVMNRCKEAIKKQYDLNQVSEEAISHIRVRLQRAKNWVNQFGSDSDKLTIRDTVPDEFSMKLSPEEKEFLEKMLDLLQSGPLEDEEIQSAVFENARDIGIKVGKAFGVFYKLLISRRHGPRLGPFINLLGREWVVERLEAVLQRK is encoded by the coding sequence ATGCCCCCGCAAGCCGAAGAAGAATTCTCAATTCACTGGATTGATGATGTTGTTTCAGACGTGTTAGAACGCGATACCGACGAATACTTGGTTTCTACAGGCAAGAGTCCAAGCGGTAGTATCCATATTGGATTCATGCGGGAATTAGTCATCGCTGATGTTATTACAAGAAGACTTCAAGATTTGGACAAGAATGCAAGAATGATGTTTGTTGTTGATGATTATGATCCAATCCGCTCATTTCCTGATGGAGTGTCTCTCCCGATAGATGAATGGTCTGGCATTCCATATTCTCGCATCCCTGATGAATTTGGATGTTGCAAGAGTTTCGGTGCTCATTATGCCAATGAATTGATAGAATCTTTCCCTGATTTTGGGGTCGATCCAGATGTTGTTTGGACAAGCAAAATCTACGAAACTGAAGAAATGCTGGATGCTGTGAGAATATGCCTTCGTCATACTGAGACAATAAGGGAAATAATGGTTGAATACGTAGCTAGTGACTTTGATGACGAACAACGTGAGGAATACCTGAAAGGTATGGAATCATGGTTTCCTGCTTCAGTTGTCTGTCCCAAATGTGGGCATCTTCAGTCTGGTACGAAAGGTGCAATCGAACCAAATAGGGTAACAGATTATGATGCAGAGAAAGACCTGATAACTTTCGAGTGTCAGGAATGCGGCTATTCGGACACACTGCCACTTGATGAACTCAAGATTAAACTCACTTGGAGAGTTGATTGGCCCGCGAAGTGGTATATCTATGATGTTACATGCGAGCCGGCTGGAAAGGACCACTCAGTAAAAGGTGGCTCATATGATACAGGTCTAGAAGTCTCCCGTCGGGTCTTTAATGAACAAGGGCCTGTGAAGGTCGCCTATGAATGGGTTCGGATTGGCGGTCGCGATATGGCCACTTCTGAAGGGATTGTTTTCACACCTGACGCATGGACCAAAATTGCTCCCCCCGAGGTCTACAGATACCTTATGCTCAAGACCGATTTAAGGCGTGCGATAAACATAGAACCTGAAAGACTGCCTGAACTTATCGATGAATATGATAGATTCGAGCGGATTTACTACGGGCTTGAAGAAGGTACTGAAGAAGAAATAGAGGTAGCCCAATTGGTATATCCTCTAACTCAGGTTCATCCTGTAAGAGATACCTATTGTCCCAAGCTTCCGTTCAAGTTCGCAAAGGAAGTATCTCAACTTGAAGATTTCCTAGGTCCAGAGGTTGTTATGAATCGATGCAAGGAAGCTATCAAAAAGCAATATGACCTCAATCAGGTATCTGAAGAAGCTATCTCACATATCCGAGTGAGGTTGCAAAGAGCAAAGAATTGGGTAAACCAATTTGGTTCAGATAGTGACAAGCTGACAATTAGAGATACTGTGCCAGATGAATTCAGCATGAAGTTATCTCCAGAGGAAAAGGAGTTTTTGGAAAAAATGCTGGACCTACTTCAGAGTGGACCGCTGGAAGACGAAGAGATTCAAAGTGCAGTTTTTGAGAATGCACGAGATATTGGTATCAAGGTAGGAAAAGCATTCGGTGTGTTCTACAAACTTCTGATTTCACGTAGACATGGACCTAGACTGGGCCCATTCATAAATCTCTTGGGTCGAGAGTGGGTAGTTGAGCGATTGGAGGCTGTCTTACAGAGGAAGTAA
- a CDS encoding FtsX-like permease family protein, with protein MSKQDYASQDLKRRPLRTALVMATMTTVVAATVFLFLFGNVLLDITFLITSEASTSSLIVFFEGFIWTSLILVLLLGAVVVTSTVSLEMSSRRKDIGLMKSIGTLMDTVFDHFMAQAMILVVSSLVLGFSFGTIFYLAGMMWLGSVVPNVQFTFNFPWVQLLILALIYIAGGYFAAQKPIYDAVHESPISAMNPNAATTVHKRGFFDSFGLSFRVATRSVGRKIAGSKKTLVAVGLSIALASLLWVGGGVVQTTTDAYVSRAMGTNVVAIGNPSMLDRYYSAYSFSGDTLNDSFSYLDETDLIPNELVTELENMTGVIHSESRLVDYTAVSEGPAYIWNPETNEYERIGGDRTGSALIMGVEWQNSISDWYFEGEEEQLSLDEFAGTRKTAIGGRMANTLFEDPMIQSLGVAGASFDVGAIAFDILNGGMVAMISFSEMQEIWDVSGPNLFLVQLDEYDSTILSQLEDIASDYGFAVHHQQETLKGNIDYIAGLWNLLQPLAIMALASAFLSLVNYLLVSIFGRLRDYIIMRSVGAKPSFIARTMIAEGLEIGMKSGVPAIFGAILFSIYLLVPEAAVPTVLYLPVSVAVMLLAVGLVVVLAAIPVYLLFTSESRNLRVSEFSI; from the coding sequence ATGAGTAAGCAGGACTATGCATCACAGGATCTAAAGCGGAGACCTCTCCGTACCGCTCTTGTTATGGCAACCATGACCACGGTTGTCGCAGCCACCGTCTTCTTGTTCCTTTTTGGTAATGTGTTGCTAGATATCACCTTTTTGATAACTTCCGAAGCTTCAACGTCCTCTCTAATAGTGTTTTTTGAAGGATTCATATGGACATCATTGATACTTGTCCTCCTTCTTGGTGCTGTAGTAGTGACCAGTACTGTTTCATTAGAAATGAGCAGTAGACGGAAAGATATTGGACTAATGAAATCAATTGGAACCTTGATGGATACAGTTTTCGATCATTTCATGGCTCAGGCAATGATTCTGGTAGTCAGTAGTCTTGTTCTTGGATTTTCCTTTGGTACCATTTTTTACTTGGCTGGAATGATGTGGCTGGGAAGTGTTGTACCTAATGTCCAGTTTACTTTCAACTTCCCCTGGGTTCAGTTGTTAATCTTGGCGTTAATCTACATTGCTGGTGGCTACTTTGCTGCCCAGAAGCCAATCTATGACGCTGTCCATGAATCGCCTATTTCCGCAATGAATCCCAATGCAGCTACAACGGTTCATAAGAGAGGATTTTTTGATTCCTTCGGTCTATCGTTCAGAGTGGCAACAAGGAGTGTTGGCAGAAAAATTGCGGGTTCGAAGAAGACGTTGGTTGCAGTTGGCTTGAGTATCGCACTTGCGTCATTGCTGTGGGTTGGCGGCGGTGTTGTACAAACAACCACAGACGCCTATGTATCAAGGGCAATGGGAACCAACGTAGTTGCAATTGGAAATCCAAGTATGCTAGATAGGTATTATTCTGCTTATTCATTTTCCGGTGATACCCTAAATGATTCCTTCAGTTATTTGGATGAAACAGATTTGATACCGAATGAGTTGGTAACTGAACTTGAGAATATGACCGGAGTTATTCACTCAGAATCTCGGCTTGTTGACTATACTGCTGTCTCTGAGGGACCGGCTTACATTTGGAATCCTGAAACGAACGAGTATGAACGCATTGGTGGAGATAGAACTGGTTCTGCACTAATCATGGGCGTGGAGTGGCAGAATAGCATATCCGATTGGTATTTTGAAGGAGAGGAGGAACAGCTTTCTCTTGACGAATTCGCTGGCACGAGAAAGACTGCAATCGGTGGAAGAATGGCGAATACTCTATTTGAAGATCCTATGATTCAAAGTTTGGGCGTTGCAGGTGCATCATTCGATGTAGGCGCAATTGCCTTTGATATACTGAATGGGGGCATGGTAGCGATGATTTCTTTTTCGGAGATGCAAGAAATCTGGGACGTGTCTGGTCCCAATCTCTTTTTGGTGCAGCTTGATGAATACGATTCAACAATTCTCTCTCAGCTTGAGGATATCGCTTCTGATTATGGATTCGCTGTTCATCATCAACAAGAGACACTTAAAGGCAATATTGACTATATTGCCGGTCTTTGGAATCTTCTACAACCCTTGGCAATAATGGCCTTAGCTAGCGCGTTTCTGAGTCTAGTAAACTACTTGCTTGTCTCTATATTTGGCAGATTGAGAGACTACATCATCATGCGGTCTGTTGGTGCCAAACCAAGTTTCATTGCTCGCACGATGATTGCTGAGGGTCTAGAAATCGGCATGAAATCAGGCGTTCCGGCCATATTTGGCGCAATTCTCTTCAGCATATACCTTCTCGTTCCAGAAGCTGCAGTTCCAACGGTGCTCTATCTTCCTGTCTCTGTTGCAGTAATGTTATTAGCGGTGGGTTTGGTGGTCGTTTTGGCCGCCATTCCCGTGTATCTCCTATTTACTTCTGAATCCCGAAATCTGAGGGTATCCGAATTTTCTATTTAG
- a CDS encoding ABC transporter ATP-binding protein: MHEDTILGSDETDIELDLDDLEGAKHAIRLDKVSRIYELDGHEIQAVQDVTMQVTPGEFVAISGPSGSGKTTLLNIIGCIDCASSGRVYVMDVPIGDYDETFRATFRLTYTGFIFQSYNLISTLTALENVMFPMQLSERKLRTIRSEASDLLKRVGLSEREEHLPWQLSSGEQQRVAIARAMANNPPLILADEPTANLDAESATMVRDLLTALNREGKTVVTMTHDERLLSLSDAHRYEMKNGVLRPHE, from the coding sequence ATGCATGAAGACACTATACTTGGAAGCGATGAAACCGATATTGAACTTGACTTGGATGATTTGGAGGGTGCCAAGCATGCGATTAGGCTAGACAAGGTCTCTAGGATCTACGAACTCGATGGGCACGAAATTCAAGCAGTACAGGATGTAACTATGCAAGTTACCCCTGGTGAATTTGTCGCGATTAGTGGACCTTCAGGCTCGGGGAAAACAACCTTACTCAATATTATAGGTTGCATCGACTGTGCCTCCTCTGGCAGAGTATATGTAATGGATGTACCAATAGGTGATTATGATGAAACTTTCAGAGCCACTTTCAGACTGACTTATACTGGTTTCATTTTTCAAAGCTACAATTTGATTTCAACACTAACTGCGCTTGAAAATGTGATGTTTCCCATGCAGCTGTCTGAGCGAAAACTCAGGACAATACGGTCTGAAGCTTCTGATCTTCTCAAGCGGGTAGGACTATCTGAACGGGAAGAACACCTTCCTTGGCAGCTAAGCTCAGGAGAGCAACAGAGAGTAGCTATAGCACGGGCAATGGCAAATAATCCCCCTCTGATTCTTGCAGATGAACCTACTGCTAACCTTGATGCGGAAAGCGCAACGATGGTAAGAGACTTGCTAACCGCTTTGAATCGTGAAGGCAAAACGGTAGTTACAATGACTCATGATGAGCGGCTATTGTCTCTTTCCGATGCTCACAGATACGAAATGAAAAATGGGGTGTTGAGACCTCATGAGTAA
- a CDS encoding transposase: MSDDKDSDDFSEFMAPRKSEEENPYVLRVMTGRLKGIRNAARRGNYKGSKFRGMVHRWSFSRITEGLKHGLEQLGWEVEGKESHFHAVPENWTSIMCWKCGNKGVRPKQSLFVCHTCGFRTNADRNGSLNIARRLLTLIPSLKDETGLGRWATPKRGNGSAPKAVRKTCSSKQKSSLSHNGPPSGRGESAAVRFVQLDLSSFGDETGPSDNNSAVAKAVENLTAPGCDVPGHGQETEAETGGGTVS; this comes from the coding sequence ATGAGCGATGACAAGGACTCAGATGATTTCAGCGAGTTCATGGCCCCAAGGAAATCCGAGGAGGAAAATCCATACGTACTCAGAGTCATGACTGGCAGGCTCAAGGGAATCCGGAATGCTGCTAGACGCGGCAATTACAAAGGTTCCAAGTTCAGGGGCATGGTGCACAGGTGGAGCTTTTCGCGTATCACCGAGGGCCTCAAACACGGACTCGAACAGCTCGGGTGGGAAGTGGAAGGCAAGGAGAGCCACTTTCACGCGGTACCTGAGAACTGGACCTCGATTATGTGCTGGAAGTGTGGCAACAAGGGAGTACGTCCTAAGCAGTCGTTGTTCGTGTGCCACACGTGCGGCTTCCGCACCAATGCTGACCGCAACGGCTCCCTGAATATCGCACGTCGTTTACTCACGCTCATTCCTTCACTTAAGGATGAGACCGGACTAGGGCGGTGGGCCACCCCCAAACGGGGGAACGGTTCAGCCCCGAAGGCTGTGAGGAAGACTTGTTCTTCTAAGCAGAAGTCCTCACTCTCCCATAACGGTCCTCCATCAGGCCGGGGAGAGTCCGCGGCTGTTCGCTTTGTTCAACTGGACCTGTCCAGCTTCGGTGACGAGACTGGACCGAGTGATAATAACTCCGCCGTGGCAAAAGCTGTGGAAAACCTCACTGCCCCCGGGTGTGATGTACCTGGACACGGGCAGGAGACAGAAGCCGAGACCGGAGGAGGGACCGTGTCCTGA
- a CDS encoding 4-vinyl reductase, which produces MSNEVIEWWKGRLDSNELMKAFFAKTWTKLGARIEVLFPDRVRDLYYSAGRLAGLEAQREYFKIGEQTPPGDFKGIIEFITMALERLIVPFGEIEIAKLYKLFLDEEAIIEIKENPYASGMDSEEPACYYLRGFIESIMEYLTDYNRIDYETLEIEEETCMAMGDEACSFHIKMSYPPRG; this is translated from the coding sequence ATGTCAAATGAAGTCATTGAATGGTGGAAAGGTCGACTTGATTCTAATGAACTTATGAAGGCCTTCTTCGCGAAAACTTGGACAAAACTTGGTGCTAGAATTGAGGTTCTCTTCCCTGATCGCGTTAGGGATCTTTACTACAGCGCTGGAAGGTTAGCAGGCTTGGAGGCACAAAGGGAGTATTTCAAGATAGGAGAGCAGACACCTCCTGGTGATTTCAAAGGTATAATTGAATTCATCACAATGGCCTTAGAACGTCTCATAGTGCCTTTTGGAGAAATTGAGATTGCTAAACTCTACAAGCTATTTCTCGATGAGGAAGCTATCATCGAAATCAAGGAAAACCCATACGCTTCTGGTATGGATTCAGAGGAGCCAGCCTGTTATTACTTGCGAGGTTTCATTGAATCAATTATGGAGTACCTTACGGACTACAATCGAATAGATTACGAGACACTGGAGATTGAAGAAGAAACGTGTATGGCAATGGGCGATGAAGCCTGTAGTTTCCATATCAAGATGAGCTACCCTCCGCGGGGATAG